From Spirosoma aerolatum, one genomic window encodes:
- a CDS encoding GNAT family N-acetyltransferase produces the protein MIKYLEWDSSFFGYPVGIIELINNSDEDYLNKLFEQASTKYKLLYVFVPEYIELTRDFCERLNLDLVDQKIIYKKQLSFEFTYNRITDIKSIMHSYFLPFKNLALQSGIYSRYKIDKHFVNDEFERLYEEWLRKSLDGTIADECYAYYKTEKPVGLVTIKKNVLDVSIGIIAVNSAFRGFGIGTKLLDTVSLFAFNNNYTTVSVATQSKNYSACKFYEKNGFHVKQVISIYHYWSDKYNPL, from the coding sequence GTGATAAAATATTTAGAATGGGACAGCTCTTTTTTTGGTTACCCTGTGGGTATAATTGAGCTTATAAATAATTCTGATGAGGATTATTTAAATAAATTATTTGAACAGGCGAGTACAAAATATAAACTTTTATACGTATTTGTACCTGAGTACATTGAACTTACTAGAGATTTTTGTGAAAGACTTAATCTAGATTTAGTTGATCAAAAAATTATATATAAAAAACAATTATCATTTGAGTTTACTTATAATAGAATTACTGATATTAAATCAATTATGCATTCATACTTTCTGCCATTTAAAAATTTAGCTTTACAAAGTGGTATTTACTCTAGATATAAAATTGATAAGCATTTTGTTAACGATGAATTTGAAAGATTATACGAGGAATGGTTAAGGAAATCATTAGATGGTACTATTGCTGATGAGTGCTATGCATATTATAAAACTGAAAAACCTGTTGGCTTAGTTACAATAAAAAAAAATGTATTAGATGTTTCTATTGGAATTATCGCTGTTAATTCAGCTTTTAGAGGCTTTGGTATAGGAACTAAGTTATTAGATACTGTATCATTATTTGCATTTAATAATAATTATACTACTGTTTCTGTAGCTACCCAAAGTAAGAACTATTCAGCTTGTAAATTTTATGAAAAGAATGGTTTCCATGTTAAGCAAGTAATATCTATATATCATTATTGGAGTGATAAATACAATCCCCTTTAA
- a CDS encoding glycosyltransferase family 2 protein: MSRPPKLSIITINYNNAQGLRKTIESVVSQTSPEFEYLVIDGGSIDGSVDIIKKYEKSISYWISEKDKGIYHAMNKGILQAKGEYCQFLNSGDYLLANNVTELMLEDMPECNILYGNKLRDFNGISKVEKSFEGRQITLLDMFMSTFFHSPAYIKKSLFETYGLYDETLKIVSDWKFYLISIGMNNEKVAYRDIDLVWFDSNGISTTNKDLDTIERSRVLEEVIPRSILLDYQQFAKDSLIIKRIKQNKLAWFIVINLYRLLFRFDKYIIKK; encoded by the coding sequence ATGAGTAGGCCACCTAAGCTCTCTATTATAACAATTAATTATAATAATGCACAGGGATTACGTAAGACTATAGAGAGTGTAGTTAGTCAAACGTCGCCAGAGTTTGAATATTTAGTTATTGATGGAGGCTCTATTGATGGAAGTGTAGATATAATTAAAAAATATGAGAAGTCTATATCGTACTGGATTAGTGAAAAAGACAAAGGAATCTATCATGCAATGAATAAAGGAATTTTACAGGCAAAGGGCGAGTATTGCCAATTTTTAAATTCTGGAGATTACCTTTTAGCTAATAATGTGACTGAGCTTATGTTAGAAGATATGCCCGAATGCAATATACTCTATGGAAATAAATTGAGAGATTTTAACGGAATTAGTAAAGTAGAAAAAAGTTTTGAAGGCAGGCAGATAACCTTGTTGGATATGTTTATGTCTACTTTTTTTCATTCACCTGCTTACATAAAGAAATCACTTTTCGAGACCTACGGTCTCTATGATGAAACATTGAAAATTGTATCCGATTGGAAGTTTTACCTGATTTCTATAGGAATGAACAATGAGAAGGTAGCTTACCGTGATATAGACCTTGTTTGGTTTGATTCGAATGGCATAAGCACTACCAACAAGGATTTGGATACAATTGAGCGTAGCAGAGTTTTGGAGGAGGTTATACCAAGGAGTATTCTTCTTGATTACCAACAATTTGCTAAAGATAGCTTGATTATCAAACGTATTAAGCAGAATAAGCTAGCTTGGTTCATTGTAATAAATTTGTACCGGCTGCTGTTTAGATTTGATAAATACATAATTAAAAAATAA
- the rffA gene encoding dTDP-4-amino-4,6-dideoxygalactose transaminase: protein MINTIPFNKPYLSGKETDYIREAVLSGKISGNGTFTQKCHTFFEQKYGFLKVLLTTSCTDALEMAALLANIEPGDEVIVPSYTFVSTALAFIRQGAVIVFADSCVDHPNLDVNKVEALITAKTKAIVPVHYAGIACDMDQLMLLAEKYNLLVIEDAAQAIDSYYKGRPLGSIGHLAAFSFHETKNIISGEGGMIAINDPRFIHRAEIIWEKGTNRAEFFRGEINKYGWVDTGSSFLPSEVTSAFLYAQIEHLSNIQTRRTNLWEYYYRLLEPLAQKGFFALPALPDYATNNAHMFYLTCKSISVRQCLIDTLKSSGILAVFHYLSLHKSEYYQSKHDGRLLPNSDFFSDCLVRLPMFYELNYTEIDRIVKILNDINF, encoded by the coding sequence GTGATAAATACAATCCCCTTTAATAAGCCATATCTTTCTGGTAAAGAAACTGATTACATTCGTGAGGCTGTATTATCAGGAAAAATTTCTGGTAATGGTACGTTTACTCAGAAATGTCATACTTTTTTTGAACAAAAGTATGGATTTCTGAAAGTACTTTTAACGACCTCTTGTACTGATGCTCTTGAAATGGCAGCTCTACTAGCTAATATTGAGCCTGGTGATGAGGTTATAGTTCCATCCTACACTTTTGTTTCGACGGCCCTGGCATTTATACGCCAGGGAGCAGTTATAGTATTTGCTGATAGTTGCGTTGACCATCCTAACCTGGATGTTAATAAAGTTGAAGCACTAATTACTGCAAAAACAAAAGCTATTGTGCCAGTGCATTATGCTGGCATAGCTTGTGATATGGATCAACTCATGTTATTGGCTGAGAAGTATAATCTATTGGTTATTGAAGATGCTGCTCAGGCAATAGATTCGTATTATAAGGGTAGGCCATTAGGGTCGATTGGCCATTTGGCGGCTTTTTCTTTTCATGAAACTAAAAATATTATCTCAGGTGAGGGAGGAATGATTGCCATTAATGACCCTCGTTTTATACATAGAGCGGAGATTATCTGGGAGAAGGGAACGAATAGGGCAGAATTTTTTCGTGGAGAGATTAATAAGTATGGGTGGGTAGACACTGGCTCTTCTTTTCTGCCATCCGAGGTTACCTCGGCCTTTTTATATGCTCAAATAGAGCACTTAAGTAATATTCAGACTAGACGAACTAATTTATGGGAATATTATTATCGACTATTAGAGCCTTTGGCTCAAAAAGGTTTTTTTGCACTTCCGGCATTGCCCGATTATGCTACAAATAATGCGCATATGTTTTATTTGACCTGTAAATCGATTTCAGTGCGGCAATGTTTGATTGATACTTTGAAGAGCAGTGGTATTCTGGCTGTATTTCACTATTTAAGTTTGCATAAAAGCGAATATTACCAATCTAAACATGATGGCCGACTTTTACCAAACTCAGATTTTTTTAGCGATTGTTTAGTTCGTTTGCCTATGTTTTATGAATTAAACTATACAGAAATTGACCGGATTGTTAAGATACTCAACGATATTAACTTCTAA
- a CDS encoding FkbM family methyltransferase: MRKHLLPYFLLRILKKIKLLKYVKLNAIIYIEGGIAKIPVNKGVGYPNLFLHQDCFTPLFRKFCPENRGSFVDIGTNIGQTLLKAIDRSINYVGFEPNPICFSYIKELILINNYGNCRVENFALSDKEQKLVLRMNENSDASASVVESLRPNYFVDSQVINCIPYDSLYLDNQLSFVKIDVEGAELEVLAGMKESISRYKPLILCEVLDSFSSEVLEFTQDRASKVCALLKEIGYQAIQLNQAKNKLKSFKLLDSITIKQWTLESYDLNDYLFFHTSKQAEVLSALKTLCV, translated from the coding sequence ATGCGAAAGCATTTACTGCCTTATTTTTTATTGAGAATTTTAAAAAAAATAAAGCTACTGAAGTATGTTAAACTTAATGCGATTATCTATATAGAAGGAGGCATAGCTAAAATACCCGTTAATAAAGGAGTTGGTTATCCAAATCTTTTCCTTCATCAGGATTGCTTTACTCCCTTATTTAGGAAATTTTGCCCTGAAAATCGTGGGTCATTTGTTGACATAGGCACAAACATTGGTCAAACTTTATTGAAAGCTATTGATAGGAGCATTAATTATGTAGGCTTTGAGCCTAATCCGATTTGCTTTAGCTATATTAAAGAATTAATATTGATAAACAACTATGGAAACTGTAGAGTTGAAAATTTTGCTCTATCAGATAAAGAACAAAAACTTGTACTAAGAATGAACGAAAATTCTGATGCTTCTGCATCAGTTGTTGAATCATTAAGACCAAATTATTTTGTTGATTCACAGGTTATTAACTGCATACCGTATGATTCTCTTTACCTAGATAATCAATTATCATTTGTTAAAATCGATGTAGAAGGAGCAGAGCTAGAAGTATTGGCTGGTATGAAAGAATCCATTAGCAGATATAAGCCTTTGATTCTATGTGAAGTTCTAGATAGTTTCTCCAGTGAAGTACTTGAATTTACTCAAGACCGCGCCAGTAAAGTATGCGCTTTACTGAAAGAAATTGGTTACCAGGCCATTCAGCTTAATCAAGCTAAAAATAAACTAAAATCTTTTAAATTGCTTGACTCCATTACTATAAAGCAATGGACGTTAGAGAGCTATGATTTAAATGATTATCTTTTTTTTCATACTAGTAAACAGGCTGAAGTTCTATCGGCTTTGAAAACATTGTGTGTTTAA
- the hisH gene encoding imidazole glycerol phosphate synthase subunit HisH, producing MINDSPYSPKESLVDDQENPILGEGGNGSSDIVIIDYGMGNLRSVQKKFDRLKACAKISSDCRDIAKARKLVLPGVGHFANGIRKLKASGIWEVLNHKVLIEKTPVLGICLGMQLMGKFSEEGDTEGLGWFDAQVVRFRVHDELAYKVPHMGWNTAEVAKDSRLLTGIPQTALFYFVHSFHMVCQQPDDILAMTTYDYPFVSAIERGNIYGTQFHPEKSHDWGEQLIFNFITGC from the coding sequence ATGATTAACGATTCCCCTTACTCCCCGAAGGAGTCTTTGGTTGACGATCAGGAAAACCCAATTCTGGGGGAGGGCGGGAACGGTAGCTCTGATATTGTTATCATTGATTATGGCATGGGTAATCTGCGGTCGGTACAGAAAAAGTTTGATCGGCTGAAGGCATGTGCCAAAATCTCATCGGATTGTCGGGATATAGCCAAAGCCCGGAAACTGGTGCTGCCGGGTGTTGGTCATTTTGCCAATGGGATTCGAAAGTTGAAGGCGTCGGGAATTTGGGAGGTGTTAAACCATAAAGTCCTGATCGAGAAAACACCTGTTCTGGGTATTTGCCTGGGTATGCAGCTGATGGGGAAATTCAGTGAAGAAGGTGATACGGAAGGATTAGGTTGGTTCGATGCCCAGGTGGTGCGATTTCGAGTGCATGATGAACTTGCGTATAAAGTCCCGCACATGGGCTGGAATACCGCAGAGGTTGCTAAAGACTCTCGTTTACTAACAGGCATTCCGCAAACGGCGCTTTTTTATTTTGTGCATTCGTTTCATATGGTTTGCCAACAGCCCGATGATATTTTGGCGATGACAACCTATGACTACCCGTTTGTCTCGGCTATTGAACGGGGCAACATTTACGGAACCCAGTTTCACCCGGAAAAGAGTCATGACTGGGGGGAGCAATTGATTTTTAATTTTATAACAGGCTGTTGA
- a CDS encoding glycosyltransferase, translating to MRILIVCSGNAPNFDVRLHQAFIYEQVEALKQLDTSLQFDYFFIQGKGLLGYLSCHRALLQQLANQLYDCVHAHVTMSSLLANLQRRVPVITTFHGSDINVPKLRMLAMVAAFLSYRTIYISQQLRQKAIYKGKASPAVIPCGVDFERFVPRSKVESRQLLGLIAHKKYILFSSGFSNQVKNYPLAKAAVELLQDSSVELLELKNYGREDVALLFTAVDVALMTSYSEGSPQFVKEALACNCPVVSTDVGDVRDMISDIEGCYLTTYEPQDVAEKLRVVLANPTAVSSRECIRRFDNRLIARQIRDVYQQLL from the coding sequence ATGCGCATCCTGATCGTTTGTAGTGGAAACGCGCCGAATTTCGATGTCCGGTTGCATCAGGCGTTTATTTACGAACAGGTCGAAGCCCTCAAACAACTAGATACCTCCCTTCAATTTGATTATTTTTTTATCCAGGGCAAGGGTCTTCTCGGATACTTATCCTGCCACCGGGCATTACTCCAACAACTGGCAAATCAGTTATACGACTGCGTTCATGCGCATGTGACGATGTCGTCGCTCCTGGCTAATTTACAGCGACGGGTGCCGGTCATAACTACCTTTCACGGTTCTGATATCAATGTGCCGAAATTGAGAATGCTGGCTATGGTGGCAGCATTCCTTAGCTACCGGACCATCTACATCAGCCAGCAACTTCGTCAGAAGGCCATTTACAAAGGGAAAGCATCGCCAGCCGTAATTCCCTGTGGGGTTGATTTCGAACGATTTGTGCCGAGATCAAAGGTGGAGAGTCGGCAATTGCTGGGACTGATTGCCCATAAAAAGTATATACTCTTTTCATCGGGATTTTCGAATCAAGTCAAGAACTATCCACTGGCTAAGGCCGCTGTCGAGTTGCTTCAGGATAGTTCGGTGGAACTCCTCGAGTTGAAAAATTACGGCAGGGAAGACGTAGCGCTGCTGTTTACAGCAGTTGATGTGGCTTTAATGACATCATACTCAGAAGGCTCACCGCAGTTTGTGAAAGAAGCGCTGGCTTGTAACTGTCCCGTAGTGTCGACCGATGTTGGTGATGTGCGGGATATGATTAGTGATATTGAAGGGTGTTATCTAACCACCTATGAACCTCAGGACGTAGCCGAAAAACTGCGGGTCGTTCTGGCTAACCCAACGGCGGTGTCGTCGCGGGAGTGTATCCGTCGGTTTGACAATCGATTAATTGCCCGACAGATTCGGGATGTCTATCAGCAACTTTTATGA
- a CDS encoding glycosyltransferase family 2 protein, with protein sequence MFSIVIPLYNKAKYIKKAIESVLDQTCQDFELIIVNDGSTDKSLEIVTHFTDPRIKIINQENLGVSIARNNGVKIACYDFIAFLDADDWWHSSFLDELAILIQDYEDATFYGTNYYYIKNGKSRIEWKGLPENFASGYIDYVSIYAKSFCVPINCSFVAVRKSAFLSVGGFCPTLRLGEDFNLWIRLALIGKVAYLNKPLAFSNQDVDGSNRAIGGVTLYQPASHFVFNLSFLSALEQQSSVLKSLLDGLRVRCLLPYYLAGKFTEEVKSILGEVDFSKQSYFYQVIYQLPVQLAHLYFRGLRMGSFLKQGILRLVR encoded by the coding sequence ATGTTTTCTATTGTTATTCCCCTTTACAATAAAGCTAAGTATATTAAAAAAGCAATTGAATCAGTACTAGATCAAACTTGCCAGGATTTTGAATTAATAATTGTCAATGATGGATCAACCGACAAGAGCCTTGAAATAGTTACTCACTTTACTGATCCTAGAATAAAGATTATTAATCAGGAAAATCTTGGGGTTTCGATAGCGAGAAACAATGGTGTAAAAATCGCTTGTTATGATTTCATTGCTTTCCTTGATGCTGATGATTGGTGGCACTCTTCTTTTTTAGACGAGCTAGCAATCCTGATTCAGGATTATGAAGATGCTACTTTTTATGGAACAAACTACTATTATATCAAGAATGGAAAGTCTCGTATTGAATGGAAAGGTTTACCAGAAAACTTCGCGTCGGGGTATATTGACTATGTATCCATATATGCTAAAAGCTTTTGTGTACCAATAAATTGTTCTTTCGTCGCCGTCCGAAAATCAGCGTTTCTGAGCGTTGGCGGCTTTTGCCCAACTTTGCGACTTGGTGAAGATTTTAACTTATGGATTCGTCTGGCATTGATTGGTAAAGTAGCCTATCTTAATAAACCATTAGCCTTCTCTAATCAGGATGTTGATGGTTCTAATCGTGCGATTGGAGGAGTTACTCTATACCAACCAGCTTCTCATTTTGTTTTTAATCTGTCTTTTCTGAGTGCTCTTGAACAGCAATCCAGTGTTCTGAAAAGCCTTTTGGATGGACTAAGGGTGCGCTGTTTATTGCCTTATTATTTAGCTGGAAAGTTTACCGAAGAGGTTAAGTCTATACTGGGAGAGGTTGATTTTTCTAAACAATCTTACTTCTATCAGGTCATCTATCAGTTACCTGTTCAATTGGCTCATCTTTATTTTAGGGGGCTACGCATGGGATCGTTTCTGAAACAGGGTATTCTTCGGCTTGTTCGATGA
- a CDS encoding class I SAM-dependent methyltransferase, producing MKKFIATFIEKLGFVIISKKKINTYQVATLEKEYPLLREKGKFIKATANGGLKGKLLEEGRTRWLEIGCGGVFEDNFTYVDLFPDTLVNREGKYFRMDIVNATQSELSKLGKFDLIRMQHVFEHFTPEDGLTVLANCAKLLKQDGYILITTPDLKKYIDFYLSGQIRNNFDWSLNRIKKDSPNSFYFSIFTHSVRYEKHEWCYDIEGLIYQLDSTQKYKNIREITLDDSLANIPFTHNRPNEDVCVLAQLL from the coding sequence ATGAAAAAGTTTATTGCCACATTTATTGAAAAGCTTGGATTTGTTATTATCTCCAAAAAGAAAATAAATACGTATCAAGTTGCTACGCTTGAAAAAGAATATCCACTTCTCAGAGAGAAAGGTAAGTTTATAAAAGCGACTGCTAATGGTGGACTGAAGGGGAAACTGCTGGAAGAAGGTAGAACAAGATGGCTTGAAATAGGATGTGGTGGTGTTTTTGAAGATAATTTCACATACGTAGACTTATTTCCTGATACCTTGGTAAATAGAGAGGGTAAATATTTTCGAATGGATATAGTTAATGCCACTCAATCTGAATTAAGTAAATTAGGTAAATTCGATTTAATTAGAATGCAGCATGTATTTGAACATTTTACCCCTGAAGATGGATTAACTGTTTTGGCTAATTGTGCTAAACTTTTGAAGCAGGATGGTTATATACTTATCACAACCCCTGATTTGAAAAAATATATTGACTTCTATCTGTCTGGGCAGATCAGGAATAATTTCGATTGGTCTTTAAATAGAATTAAGAAAGATAGCCCTAACAGCTTTTACTTTTCTATTTTTACACATAGCGTACGATATGAGAAGCATGAATGGTGTTATGATATTGAAGGTTTAATTTATCAATTAGATTCGACGCAGAAATATAAGAATATTCGGGAAATTACTTTAGATGATTCTCTGGCAAATATACCTTTTACACATAATAGGCCTAATGAAGATGTTTGCGTATTAGCCCAGCTATTATAA
- a CDS encoding glycosyltransferase family 39 protein → MTGIPFEFQAADSRGYHGEAVWLVSLLNTGKFDQYLTYIGTNYSDMGYPFYLGLLYYILGENLFVPRLIKALISAYTCLLVYKIARNNFGEETGRMAGIMTMLLPNLIYYCGLHVKETEMLFLVVCFVFIADRLIRSRALGLRDIFLLGLAGASLFFFRTVLAGCMIGSVAMATALTSRRITNRSKRIVLLFFLVVGAFFIASTPISDNINEYLDASDQNLKSQMNNFATREDGKNKLARYGSRSIFLPFMVMAPFPTLINIPDQPNAMMLGGAYFTRNVYAFFVFIGLFALYKRKQLREHILILSVIFSYIFVLASSGFALSERFHLPLVPFLLILASYGISQMNQKNKKYYVPYLILISVIIISWNWFKIAGRS, encoded by the coding sequence ATGACAGGGATACCCTTTGAGTTTCAGGCCGCTGATTCGAGAGGGTATCATGGCGAAGCAGTATGGTTAGTTAGTCTTCTCAATACAGGCAAGTTTGATCAGTATCTAACCTATATTGGTACAAACTATTCCGATATGGGTTATCCATTTTATCTGGGACTACTCTATTATATCCTGGGAGAAAATCTGTTTGTACCTCGTCTCATTAAAGCTCTTATTAGTGCTTATACCTGTTTATTAGTATATAAAATTGCTCGGAATAACTTTGGCGAAGAAACGGGACGAATGGCGGGTATTATGACCATGTTGCTTCCGAATTTGATCTATTACTGCGGTTTACATGTGAAGGAGACAGAAATGCTTTTTCTCGTAGTTTGTTTTGTTTTTATAGCCGATAGATTAATTCGTTCTCGTGCACTAGGACTACGTGACATTTTTTTGCTTGGTCTTGCTGGAGCCTCTCTCTTCTTTTTTCGGACAGTTTTAGCTGGTTGTATGATCGGATCGGTAGCTATGGCAACTGCCCTTACTTCCAGAAGGATAACAAACCGAAGTAAACGTATTGTGTTACTATTTTTTTTAGTGGTAGGAGCGTTTTTTATTGCCTCAACCCCAATCTCTGATAATATTAATGAGTATCTGGACGCGAGCGACCAGAACCTTAAATCGCAGATGAATAACTTTGCTACCCGAGAAGATGGGAAGAATAAACTGGCACGTTATGGATCGCGGAGTATATTTCTGCCTTTCATGGTAATGGCTCCTTTTCCAACTCTAATAAATATTCCAGATCAGCCCAATGCTATGATGTTGGGCGGAGCCTATTTTACACGCAATGTGTATGCTTTCTTTGTGTTTATTGGCCTGTTTGCACTCTATAAACGAAAACAGTTACGGGAGCACATCCTAATATTGTCGGTTATTTTCTCGTATATATTCGTACTTGCCTCTAGTGGTTTTGCCTTATCGGAGCGATTTCATTTGCCCCTCGTTCCATTTCTGCTCATTTTGGCTTCTTATGGTATTTCTCAGATGAATCAAAAAAATAAAAAGTACTATGTCCCTTATCTAATTCTTATATCGGTTATTATTATAAGCTGGAACTGGTTCAAAATCGCAGGACGTTCGTAA
- a CDS encoding glycosyltransferase family 2 protein encodes MEISVIIPLYRCNEHIELLTGRLVNSLCLFSKDFEIIYINDGSPDNDWRSVLSLAEVDKRIKGVNLSRNFGQHYAITAGLQNSSGNWIVVMDGDLQDQPEEIIKLFKKAQQGYDIVLAMRTNRQDSWLKRFFSKIFYSVFSYLTDTEQDASVANFGIYHRDVVNAILNMKDSIRYFPTMVHWVGFNRTKITVEHARRSVGKSSYNFGALMKLAFNNMIAFSDKPLRLTVSFGFLLTALSLLFGFITFIKYLNGSIMVPGYASIILSIWFLGGLIIAIVGIVGIYVGKVFEKVKDRPTYIISSKINFE; translated from the coding sequence GTGGAAATTTCAGTTATAATTCCTTTGTACAGATGCAACGAACACATAGAGTTACTTACAGGACGCTTAGTTAATTCTTTATGCTTATTTTCAAAGGATTTTGAAATTATTTACATAAATGATGGGAGCCCTGATAATGACTGGCGTAGCGTATTATCTTTAGCTGAGGTTGATAAAAGGATTAAGGGCGTTAATTTATCTCGCAATTTTGGTCAACATTATGCTATAACTGCTGGTTTACAAAATTCATCTGGTAATTGGATAGTTGTTATGGATGGAGATCTTCAAGATCAGCCTGAAGAAATTATAAAACTTTTTAAAAAAGCACAGCAAGGGTATGATATTGTTTTAGCCATGCGAACTAACAGGCAAGATAGCTGGTTAAAGAGATTTTTTTCAAAGATTTTTTATAGCGTTTTTAGCTACCTTACTGATACTGAACAGGATGCTAGCGTAGCTAATTTTGGTATTTATCATCGGGATGTGGTAAATGCTATTTTAAATATGAAAGACTCTATTAGATATTTTCCAACTATGGTACATTGGGTTGGATTTAACCGAACAAAAATTACTGTTGAGCATGCAAGGCGATCCGTTGGCAAATCTTCTTACAATTTTGGTGCATTAATGAAATTAGCATTCAACAATATGATTGCTTTTTCTGATAAGCCACTCCGCTTAACAGTCAGTTTTGGTTTTTTATTAACGGCTTTATCGCTTCTGTTTGGCTTTATTACGTTTATAAAGTATTTGAATGGAAGTATAATGGTTCCTGGTTATGCTAGTATAATTTTGTCAATTTGGTTTCTTGGGGGGCTTATCATCGCTATAGTTGGCATTGTTGGCATATATGTAGGTAAAGTATTTGAAAAAGTAAAAGATAGACCAACATATATTATTTCAAGTAAAATTAATTTCGAGTGA
- a CDS encoding glycosyltransferase: MTKVAFMLGALERGGTETLLLDTLKQAANAELDCLLVHRKNGVLLHEFQRTGVPLYHYPIMHSFDPGYFMRLRKLFQTEGIQIVHAQLPLDAFLAYWSSVGTGIRIILSFHGYDFNYSRLAHRLVQFIIQRTSLNLYVSQHLRAHYMAAYSLNNVPQKQKVLYNGVDFGKFELTIKTSIRQELGISPSALLIGSVGNFVAVRDQLTICKFLLELKKKSIDFHFVFVGARSESAPSLYDDCMAFCTANGLMNWVHFIGSRQDVPSILKDLDAFVYASDHDTFGIAVVEAMAVGIPVFVNDWIVMQEITENGNWATLYKTKDINDLITKFHCFKYRKTSFREKAAENAVSVRNTYSIQRHIQTLKEYYRMVV, encoded by the coding sequence ATGACCAAAGTTGCCTTTATGCTAGGCGCTCTTGAGCGAGGTGGCACAGAAACGCTTTTGCTTGATACCTTGAAACAGGCAGCGAATGCAGAATTGGATTGTCTGTTGGTTCATCGAAAAAATGGGGTACTGCTTCATGAATTTCAACGGACAGGTGTTCCGCTCTATCATTATCCAATCATGCATTCGTTTGATCCAGGCTATTTTATGAGGCTTCGGAAGTTATTTCAAACGGAAGGCATACAAATAGTACATGCTCAGTTACCATTGGATGCGTTTTTGGCTTATTGGTCTAGTGTAGGAACAGGAATACGTATTATATTGAGTTTTCATGGATATGATTTCAATTATAGCAGGTTAGCGCATCGACTCGTTCAATTTATTATTCAACGTACGAGCTTAAATCTATATGTTAGTCAGCATCTACGGGCGCATTATATGGCAGCCTATTCGTTGAATAATGTTCCGCAAAAACAGAAAGTGCTATACAATGGAGTGGACTTTGGAAAGTTTGAACTGACGATTAAGACTAGTATTCGGCAGGAATTAGGAATTTCACCATCAGCATTACTGATCGGAAGCGTTGGAAATTTTGTTGCTGTAAGAGATCAACTAACAATCTGTAAATTTCTCCTCGAGCTTAAAAAAAAATCAATTGATTTTCATTTTGTTTTTGTAGGTGCCAGGAGCGAATCGGCTCCCTCTTTGTATGACGATTGTATGGCATTCTGTACTGCAAACGGACTAATGAATTGGGTCCATTTCATAGGCTCCAGGCAAGATGTACCGTCTATCCTGAAAGATCTGGATGCTTTTGTCTATGCAAGTGATCATGATACGTTCGGTATCGCTGTAGTAGAGGCAATGGCTGTAGGAATTCCTGTTTTTGTAAACGACTGGATAGTTATGCAGGAAATTACGGAGAACGGTAACTGGGCTACCTTATATAAAACGAAGGATATTAACGATCTGATAACCAAGTTTCACTGTTTTAAATATAGAAAAACTAGTTTTCGGGAAAAAGCCGCTGAAAACGCTGTTTCCGTTCGGAATACCTATTCAATTCAGCGGCACATACAAACCTTGAAAGAATACTATCGAATGGTAGTATAA